TGGAATGACTATGACAGCCTACATTGCTTTTATTGCTTCAATTTGTCAAGGTAAATTTCGTGCTACACAATATTCGTTTTTCACTTCTATGATGGGATTTTCACGATCGATTTTTCCAGCTCTTTCAGGATATATTGTTGTACAATTCGGATGGCAAAACTTTTTTACATTTATTATTATCACAACAATCCCTTCCCTCCTTCTGCTACTAAAAATCAGCTCATTACTAAAAGTAAAAATGAAGTAAATGATTCCAAGTGTTAAAAAGCGTGCAATAATGACCCACTAAATGGGTTAATGTGCGTTCAATTTTGATCCACCCTAAAAGTGGAAAATCGTAGTCTTATTAACCCATTATTTTCAACCTATTTTAACTTTACCTTGGGAACGAATAATGCTTCTTATAGTATTACGTGCAATATCTAATTCACGACTGATTGAGCGTATTGACTCGCCACGGTGGTAACGCACTAGTATTTTTCTTTTACTTTCCATTATTAACACTCTGATTTAATACTCCTATTATTTAAATTGAATAATAGAAGTATAGGTTGAAAATAATGGTTAATAAGACTACGATTTTCCACTTTTAGGGTGGATCAAAATTGAACGCACATTAACCCATTTAGTGGGTCATTATTGCACGCTTTTTAACACTTATGCCACATTCCTACATAAATGTTGCTAGTTCCCTTATTGATAATTCACATAATTATAGGATACGTCAGTTAATTAATTAAAAAAGAAAACCATCTTTAGTTTTCTTTTTTAATTAATTAACTTGACGTATCCTATAATTTGTCATCATAATATCCAAATATGGAATATTTGGATATTATGATGACTGTAAAAAGATATTTAAATTTAGACTTACCACAGGGACAATCAGCGTTTCTTTGGGGAGCAAGAAAAACTGGTAAGACAACATTTTTACATCAAAAATTTCCTCATGCAATTTTCATCGATTTATTACAAAGTGAAGTTTTTGCAAAGTATTCATTAAACCCTCACTATATTCGTTTAGAAATTCTTGCTATACCAGAAGAAAAAAGATGCGGAATGGTTATAGTAATAGATGAAATACAAAAAATTCCCCAGATTCTTAATGAAGTTCATTGGATGATAGAAAACATAAAAGGAGTAAGTTTTATACTTTGTGGTTCTAGTTCTAGAAAGTTAAAATCGTCTGGTTCTAACCTGCTTGGCGGTAGAGCATGGAGATATCAAATGTTTCCTTTTTGCTATTCAGAGATTAAAGAATTAAATTGGGATAGAATTTTTAATAGAGGTTTAATACCTGCTCATTATTTTTCTGAATTTGCTTCAAAATCACTATCTGCTTATGTATATGATTACTTGATTAATGAAGTGCAGCTAGAGGCTAACATTCGAAGAAGGGATCCATTCATAAAGTTTCTAGATGTTGTTGCTTTAAGTAATACTGAAATGATTAATTTTACTAATATTGCTCGAGATTGTGGAGTTAATAAAGCAACAGCAAAAAGTTATTTTGAAATTCTAGAAGACATGTATATAGGATATTTTTTGTACCCATACGCTAAGCGTAAAAACAGACAGATTATTACACAAATACCAAAATTTTATTTATTTGATACTGGGGTTGCAAATTATCTAGCTAAATATACTTTTACTGGATTTTATTCATCAGAAGCTGGTAAAGCTTTTGAACATTATATTTTTCTTGAACTAAAACTATATCAGGTTATGTTTAACATTAGGGAAGAATTATTTTACTACCGTGATTCTGAAGGACATGAAGTAGATTTTATATTAGGAAATCAAGCTTTTGAAGTTAAAACTAGATCTAATATTACATTTAGAGATATAAAAGGACTTCTTTTGTTTGGGCAAGATTATGGAGCAATGTTAAACGTCATATCTACTACTGACAGAAAAAGGATTGAGACTTTTGGAACTCAAACTGTAACGATTTGGCCAGTACAAGAATTTCTTGAATCATTATGGTCAAATAGTTTGTACTAGATGATGTTCATTATAACTTTTGTATATAAGATTGAATTTTAAGTTATATCAAAATTTTGTAGAATTTTGATATAAGCAAGATGCATTGTACCAATGCTTACTTTTTTTTTACCATTCTGAATCCTATTTAACTTTGGTCAAAAGAGAATCAAGAGTATCTTTAAGAGATTGTACCGGTTCAAATGCAAGTTGACCTTCCAATACCTTAGAAGACTTTTTAACAATACTTTTAACTTACAATTGCTTCGTCGCCACTAAAGTGATTCCTCGCTAATAGACGGTGGTGCGTGTTCCTGCTGACCAAATGTTTGTCGGTAATAGTAAGTTTCGCAAGGGTATAGTTAATTCAGGAGAATTTGGTGCTAGGAACGATGGAGTGACGCCTATAAGTAATAGGCGAGCGACGAGTGACGACGTCACCAACTTCTCATCAATTGACTATAACATCTATTACTTTTCCCGTCCTGTGCTTTGGGCTTTGTTATTGCTATTGCCAAGTACTACTTTCATAGCATTACCAATCTGTACTAGTTTGGATAGCGGTTTTAAAGTAGTGTTTAATGATGTAAGATCTTGCAAAAACTGTGTAGGGACAATATTTTTTGTTTTGTCTTTAACTAAATTTACAAAAGCTGTGGTGATTTTTTCTCTGTTGGGTATTAATTTGACTGCTTCTTGTATTTGAGATGTGATAGTAAATATATTTTTTGTTGCTTTATAACAACAATCTAACTTTTCAATGACAGTTTTATTAGGACTTAATGTAGAGAGGAGGTTTCCTTTTATACTACATAATTCTGGTTCGATTAAATTTTTTAGATATTTTTCTTTGTTTGGCATATTTCCAAGGATTTTACTCGCACCATCACGTATAGCACTGATAACCCCAATTATACCACTCTTATTATAAGGAAATTCTTCGGACAAGTCAACAAGTTTTTTAAAATACTCTTTTTCTTTTGGCTCTTGTCTAACCGATTTATTAATCTTCTTCAAAGAGTCTACATCTAACCCTAATTCTGCTACAGCTACAGGTGAAACTCCTGTTATTTCTGCTATTTCAGCAATTTGTTTAGCTTTACAGTATTTTTCTTTAAGGTCTGGATGTTTTTCTATTCTTACTAATTTTTCTTCAACTACTCCTAGTTTTGCCTTCCAATTATCTACTGTCTTTGTTAGATTTTCCGTACTGAGAAAAGATTTTACCGAATCTAACAAGCCACTTCCTTTGAGTACCAAACCAACTATCGGCATTTGTATAGATATTAAAGCAATTAATAAATTTCCACAAAAATCGATAATCTTTTCTGACGCTCCAGGATACGAGGCATTTAGTTTGTTTTGAAACTGTAAAATACTTTCAAGAATGTTTATTATGTATTCAATGAAAGTACTTTCAAAAAACAACATTTCCTCCTTTACTTGTTCTTGTTCGTCAAGATATAGGTCTAATTCATCTAAGGAATTGCCGACTGTTTCTTTGAAATATTCAGCTATTTCTCGATTTTGTTGTTGATCATTCGAATCTGAATCTACAAATATGTCATATATATAGCCAGCTCTTTTTTTTATACGCTTTAAGTTACTGGAAAACATTTTGAGTGTTTTCATAGAATCAAATTTCAATTGCTTTATAGTACTAGCAATAGAAGTGTTCGATAAGATACTAGGTAAAGCACTTTCTGCAAGGAGAGAATATATATTAGGCATAATAAATTGTTTATATTTAAATTTTTGAATCGATAATTTACCATCTGTGCTTAAAGATAATACAAATAAAAACTATAGTTTAACACTGTTATGTTGCTCTTAAGGTTAGTTTTTGATATGTTACATATTGGCTTTATCACAAATAGGTCAATTTTTAGATCAATGATATCTTTAACTTATTGCAGAAGCTAGCAAATTTTTTTAACATAAACATATTTAGAAAATCAACTATGTATAAATTTACACATTTTGCCATTATCATTTTGTTCAACTATTCGGTTTTTGCTGTCGACTTACCTGATGCTTTATCTAGTGCATACAATAATAATGGCGAATTACAAATCATTAGACAAAACTTTTTAAGTGAGATTGAACAGTTTTCTGCAGCTTTCTCAGGTTTTATGCCTAATATATCTTATAATATTAACTCTAACATTAGTAAGAATAAACCGAATAGTCAATATGCTCCTAATTCTTCTAAAAAAGAGACAAAATCACAACAAAACACTTTTATATTAGAGCAGCCTATATTTAGTGGTGGTAGTAGTGTTGCAAATTTGAAATCTGCTCAGTCAGCTTTTAGAGCATCGCGTGCTAAATATTATGCGGAAGAACAGAGGGTTCTTTTAAGCTTAATAAAAAATTATCTCGATTGTTATGATGCAAAAGAGAAATATGAGATTTCTGAAATTAGTGTAAAAACTAACAAACATCAATTAGCAACCATTGAAGAAAAACTAAAATTAGGTGAAGCAACATCAATAGATTTAGCTAGTGCCAAGGCAAGCCTTGCAGTGGCTGAGACTAATAGATTAAACGTATATGCTAATTATCAAGCAACAAAAGCAACCTTTAGTCGAGTTTTTGGTATAGAAGCGGATGATATTGCTATGCCTCCTATGCCGGACAACTTACCTAATTCATTAGATGCTTTAATAGAGAAGGCAGTAAATGTTAATCCTAGCATAGACAGTACAAGACATAGTGTTAGAAGTCATAAAGCTGCCCAAATAGCAGCAATGGCTGAACTTCTGCCTAAGGTAAATTTTAAAATTGAGTCTGGTAAAAACATCTATACCCCAGAGACTCCAATGACTAATAATAGCAGAAGTACTACATCAACTTTATCAGTTAACATACCTATTTATTCTCATGGGGGTAGCGAATATTCAAAAATTAGGAAAGCTAAAAATAGCACTAGGAGTGCAGCTATTCAACTTGATGACACAATAAAGCAAATACGAGCAAGTGCTATTGGTAGTTGGGAAGGATTTGAAGCAGCAAAATCTAAAATTATCGCCACATCACAAGGAGTAGAAGCGGCTCAAATAGCTTATGATGGGATAATGCAGGAGGAAATTGTTGGTTCCAAAACAATCTTAGAAGTTTTAACTGCTGAAGAAAAATTATATAATACTAAGATAGCAAAAGTTGATGCATGTAGAGACTCTATTTTAGCGGCTTACCAAATAAAATCTTTACTAGGGGAATTAACTGCAAAAAGCTTGAAATTAAAAGTTAAATATTTTACTCCTGAAGATGAGTTTAAAGGACTCAAGAAAAAACTTATTATAGGTTTTTAATTATGAGTAAAGACCATAACAAAAACCAAGATATGTCAGTTGAAGAGATACTGAAATCAATTAAGGGAATGATTGATAATCGTAATGAACCCCCATCTAATGATGACGATATATTAGAATTGACTAATATAGCTTGGAATGAAGAAGATAAGCTAGAAGAGGATAGTACACATAGTCAATTAGCAGAAGAACTATTGCAGGAATCCTTGATATCCGATAAATCTGCAGCAGAAACTACTAAGATTTTCCAACATTTCTCGAAAACAGCTCGAGAGATTAATATAAATGCTTCAAACTCTAAGGTTAAAACGTTAGAGGATCTAATTGTTGAGATGATACGACCACAATTGAGTCAATGGTTAGATAAAAACTTGCCTTTATTAGTAAAGCAGTTAGTAGAAAAAGAGATTCAAAAGTTATTGCCAAATGATCAGAAATGACTTAGTGCAAGAAGTAAATTATGTTATAATCAGCGTAATGCGAGCTAATAATATAAAATAACGTGAGAATTCTAATGTACTTTAATAGAACTCTTGGAAATGATAGTAGGGGTTTCGTCATTCTAAAATTATTAGCTAGATTAAGCTACAGGAAATTCTTAGTAACCCTTCTAATAACTATTTCTTTGTTTATAGATAGGGCTTATTCTGCTCCACCACCCCTGCCGTCTCCAACGTTGCCACAATTAGAAAATGAGAAAGTGAATAAACACAAAGAAGATTCACAAGAGACAGATTCTTTAATGAAAGAAATACAACAATTTATGCCCTCCAAGAAAACGGATGATCAAGTACCAGAACCAATAAAACCAGCATCTACACCACAAAATACCAGTAATGAAGCTAGTAAAGAAGAAGGGGAGACAGATTCTTTCATTGATTTAGGAAATAATAAATTACCAATTCTAGACAATACTCTATATGATAAAAAAATAAATAACCCAAAAAAATCGGATCAATTAGATAAAATTCCGTCCCAGAAAATTGAGCTAGAAGAATCCAGTAAAAACAACAATAATAATATTAACAACAATTCTCCTACCCTGCCACCAACTGAAAATCAAAATATAGAGAGTCAAGATACTGTACCCCTTAAGCCTATTGAGTCACCTATTTTGCCTAAACCCCAGATAGCTGGAGATCAGATAGATTCGCTGTCTGGTGACAATAAGTCTGATATCGAAGTAACTACCACTATTATACCGCCTGTAACTATGCCTGATAAAGAGAAAAATCAAGTAGAGTTGCCGCAAATAGGTAGTGAAGATAATAAGGGAGTGGTTACGCCTAATCTAGATATAGCGCCTTCTTCACAAGAAAAAAAGCCTACTGAGCCACAAGCAGCTGATCCTATCATACCAGCATTACCTAAGGAAAATACTGAACCTAAAATGACTAAGCCTGATATTACACCGATTCTCACAAAGGATTCTCCAGTTGCTGAGACACCGCAAACTCAAACGCCTGTACCAGTCTTTGTAAAAAAGAATAAGCAACCAGATGAGTCTAGTAACATTGACGAAAAGCAAGATAGTAATTTAGTTAAAGAAGAAAAAGAACTAGATAAGAAACAGCCAAATAAAACTATTCCAATTGCCAAGAGTGCAACTATTACCATTAAAGAAATATCACCGGAAATGGCTCTGTTCATAGAAGATGAAAAACAAATGTTATTTTTGCCAGATGATGATATAGTATTAGGAGAGCTTACAGAAGAGGCAAGATTAAATCAAATGGCGATGTATGCATTTATTCAAATGTTTAAGAGAATTTATGATAGTGAGCATAGAGAGAATCAAAGAAAGATAATAAATAGGTTTATTGATAATTATAATAGAGACGTGCATATTACTAATAGTATAGTAAATGATGCAACAGATAGAGCATTTGAAGCAGTTAGCAAAAATAATTTATTTACTCTTAGGGTTCTTTTGGATAATTATTTAATCATCCAAAAAAGGGGGGATGATAATTACACTCTTTTGCATGAATCTGCAGAAACTGGCAATTATTATATAGCAAAATTTTTGATTATGCGTGGGGTAAACATTAAGGCTACTGATTATCATTATAGAACAGCATTGGAAATCTCTGATGAGCAAAATAATAATGTTAGTTGCTTGATCAGAAAGGCAACAGCAAATTAGTCTCGAAGGAAGCTATGGCTAGGAGGTATAGTGGAGGAAGAGTTGACTATTTGCTGCATAATCCCTCTAACTGAACAGCAGTATTAAATAGGGGTTGAGAGCAGATATATACTCAAATGATTTGAAGAATTGGATTTGAAAATGAGGGGCGAGCATACGCATAAGCGTCAGTTTAAGGAAAACGAGATGAAAAAGCTGTAGGGAGATATGACTTAAGATTGTATAATGATGATTCACGCACACAATTAATAAGGAATCCTCAAAATGAGTATATAAAAAAATAAAAGGTTTTTTTACATCATCTAAATTAAAAAAACTTGCTCAAAAATCCAGGAAAAAAACAGGTCTTCAACCGTTCAGATATGCGGTTTATAGCATGTTTTCTTTTCTCCTTAGACTGACGCCTATGTACTATCACAAGCATATGGAGCTATACCAACAATTGATGACAATTCATTGCTACTATAATTTTTATTCCCTAAGTCTGTTAGTGAGGAATTCATTAAAATTTAAGTTGAATATAAACTATTAACAATATAATATGGAGGCATTGAAATTAGATAAGATAAAATGATTAATATTACTTTTCCAGATGGAGTTCAAAAACAATTTACAAAAAATATTACGGGGTTGGAGATAGCTAGTCAAATCTCGACTTCTCTAGCAAAAGATGCTTTAGTTATTGAGATAAATAATGAGCTAAAGGACTTAAGTTTACCTATAGAATCTGATTGTAATTTAAGAATTCTTACCAGCAAAGATCCAGAATGTTTGGAAATATTACGCCATGATGCAGCTCATATTATTGCTGAAGCGGCTAAAGAATTATTTCCCAATATCCAGGTAACTATAGGACCCGCTATTGAAAATGGCTTTTTTTATGATTTTGCTAAGGAGCAACCTTTTTCATCGGAAGATTTGCTGAAGATAGAAGCAAAAATGCATGAGATTGTTAAAAGAAATGAGAAAATCACTAGAGAACTATGGAACCGTGATCAAGCTATAGAATTCTTTAAATCAATTGGTGAACATTATAAAGCCGAGATAATCTCAGAAATTCCGGCAAATGAGGATATTACATTATATCGGCAAGGCAATTTTGTTGATCTGTGCCGTGGTCCGCATGCTCCATCAACTGGCTTCATTAAACATTTCAAATTAATGAAAGTGGCAGGTGCATATTGGCGAGGTGATAGTAAAAATCCTATGCTACAAAGAATCTATGGTACAGCTTGGGCAACAAAAGAGCAGTTGGACAATTATCTGTATATGCTTGAAGAGGCAGAGAAACGTGATCATAGAAAATTAGGGCGGGAACTTGATTTGTTCCATTTTCAGGAAGAAGCTCAAGGTATGGTATTTTGGCATGATAAGGGTTGGAGCATATACCGTATTATCGAACAATATATCAGAAATAAAATCAGAAAAATGGGGTATATTGAGGTAAAAACTCCGGTACTTGTTGATAAAAGCTTGTGGGAATCTTCTGGTCACTGGGAAAAATTTAGAGAAGATATGTTTGCTCTAAATCTTGCTGATGATAAAACGCTGGCTATGAAACCAATGAATTGTCCATGTCATGTGCAGATTTTTAAGCAAGGTATCAAAAGTTATCGAGATTTACCATTGAGTATGTCTGAATTTGGTTTGTGTCATAGAAACGAGGCATCTGGAGCACTGCATGGTTTGATGAGAGTAAAGGCTTTTAGGCAAGATGATGCCCATATTTTCTGTACTGAAGAGCAAATTAACAGTGAGACAGTAAAATTTTGTAGTCTCTTAACCGAGATTTATAAAGATTTTGGTTTTTCGGATATAAAAATTAAATTTTCAGATCGTCCTAAGGTGCGGGCTGGCAGTGATGAAGTTTGGGATAAAGCCGAAAATGCTCTAAAAAGTGCCGTAAAAGAAGCCGGTTATTCTTACATATTAAACCCTGGTGATGGGGCATTTTATGGGCCAAAACTAGATTTTTGTCTTAAAGATTCAATAGGTAGAGAATGGCAATGCGGTACTCTACAAGTTGATTTTGTCTTACCGGAACGTCTTGATGCCCACTATATTGCAGCAAACGGTGAGAAAAAGAGACCAGTAATGTTGCATAGGGCTGTGATTGGTTCTTTTGAACGATTCATTGGCATATTAATTGAAGAATATGCCGGACGATTCCCTCTATGGTTAGCTCCTGTACAAGTAGCTATTGCTACCATCACTAGTGATTTAAATGATTATGCACTTGAGGTGCATAAATTATTGGTTAGTGAAGGGGTAAGGTCAGATATTGATATTTCGCCTGAAAAGATTAATTATAAAATACGTTGTTTTTCTAATGATAAAGTGCCTATAATAGCTGTTGTTGGTAAACAGGAAATGGCAAATAATACTGTGACTATAAGACAACTCGGATCTGATCAACAAGAAATTATTTCTTTAGAAAATCTAGTAAAGCTTGTGAAAGATCAGAATACCCGCTATTTAACGTAAGTGGTATTTTGAATATAGCTAAATGTCATTGTGAGTCCACTAGCACTCCGTCATTGCGAACGAACATATGTGAGCGAAGCAATCCATTCTTCATTAAGAAATAGATTACTTCAATGCTACTAAAGTAGTTTCTCGCAATGACAGTTGAGGTTTATGTACTCCTTGCAATGACGAGTTAACTAGAATGGGTTAGTTATATGCTCAAAGTAATTTGAGTAATAATACAATTTTATTTAAACAATAATTATGGAGAAGTTTTATTTCTGGAGTTAAGAATAGTAATTTTCCGAAGGCTAACAGGGAAATTAGGGCTAGTCAAGTTCGTTTAGTCGGTGAAAATGGTGAGATGCTTGGCATCGTCAATATCAAGGAAGCTTTGGAGTATGCCGGAAAGGTTGCTTTAGATTTGGTGGAAATCTCACCAAATGCTGAGCCTCCTGTCTGTAAAGTGTTGAATTTTGGTAAGTTTAAATATGATAGTAAAAAACGTATACAAGATTCCAGGAAAAAACAAAGAATTATTGTCCTTAAAGAGATGAAGTTTAAGCCAAACATTAGTCAGGGGGATTTTGATGTAAAGCTTCGTAAAATCAAAGATTTTTTGAAGGAAGGTGACAAAGTAAAAATCTCCTTATGGTTCAAAGGTAGAGAGATTATCCATAACGATATTGGTATGAAGTTATTTGACCGTATATTGTTAGAACTAGAAGGTTTGGCTAAGATTGATTCTGCTCCTAAAATGGAAGGTAAACAGATAATTATGTTAGTCAGTCCTAATACAACAAAAATACTAACGAACTAATTAGAATTAATATTATGCCAATTAAGATTCTCATGCCTGCTCTATCCCCAACTATGACTGAAGGGAATATTGCCAAATGGCTGAAAAAAGATGGAGATAAGGTTGCTCCAGGGGATGTTATAGCAGAAATAGAGACAGATAAAGCTACTATGGAAGTGGAAGCTGTGGAAGAAGGGATTCTTGCTAAAATAATTGTACCACAAGGTACAGAGAATGTAGCGGTCAACTCACTTATCGCTGTATTGCTTGAAGAAGGTGAAGATATAAGCTTATTGGATAATTTTATATCAAATATTGATAATGCTGCTAAACCATCTGCAAAGCCCGCAATAGTTGTAGAGGAAAGTAAATCAGTTAATTTAACTCCGGAAAACAAAACAATAAAAGATACTGCTAGGATATATGCCTCGCCTTTGGCTAGAAGATTAGCAGCTATTGATAATATTGATTTGTCAAATATTCAAGGTAGTGGACCACATGGCAGAATAATTAAAAAAGATGTATTATCCTACTTAGTGCAACCAACAAATAGTGGTAAGATTAGGGCGGTGAACAGAAATAACCAGGAGTACAGGGCTGTCCCCAATAACAATATTCGTAAAATCATCGCTAAACGTTTGCTTGAATCTAAACAAACCATCCCACATTTCTATCTATCAATAGAATGTAATATGGATAAGTTGCTTGATATTAGAGAAGATATCAATAAATCGCTGATAGAAGAGAGTAATATTAAAATTTCTGTCAATGATTTTGTTATTTTAGCAGTAGCCAAAGCTCTAAAAATTGTACCGGAAGCAAATGCCAGTTGGGATGAATCTGCTATTCGATATTATAACAACGTCGATGTATCAGTTGCTGTAGCAATCGATAACGGTCTTATAACACCTATCGTCAGAAATGCCGATCAAAAAGATTTGGTGACATTATCCCGCGAATTACAAACTCTTATAAAAAAAGCCCGGGATAATAAATTAACTCCTGAAGAATTTCAAGGGGGCGGGTTTTCCGTCTCTAACCTAGGTATGTACGGTGTTAAGAGCTTTAATGCTATAATAAATCCACCACAAAGCTGTATCCTAGCAATAGGAGCAAGCTCAAAACGTCCAATAGTTGACAATGATCAGATAAAAGTTGCTACTATGATGGATGTTAGCCTTTCTTCTGATCACAGAGTTGTTGATGGTGCTGTTGGAGCCAAATTTTTAGCTTCATTCAAAAAATTTATAGAAAGCCCTGCATTGATGCTTATATAATTTCTGATTTGCATCTTATCTTCATCACAACTTAAAACTTAAATCATAGAATAAATTATGAGCTTTTCTGATAATCTAACAAAAATCTTAAATAAATACGAGGAATTATCAAAAAAATTAAGCACTGGTATAGTCGGAGAAGAATTTATCAAAGCATCAAAGGAGTATGCTGGATTAGAGCCAATTGTTCAAACAATTAATGAATATAATAAATCTACATCCGAGTTACGCGATATCAAAGAAATGGCACAAGAAGCAAATTTAGACCATGATACGCAGTCGATGATATATGATGAAATACATCGTTTAGAAGCCCTGATGCCCAAACTAGAAAGGGCAGTCAAACTCTCTTTACTACCAAAAGATGAAGCTGATACAAAAAATGCTATTATTGAGGTAAGAGCTGGTAGCGGTGGAGAAGAAGCGGCATTATTTGCAGCAACTTTATTTAATATGTATCACAGATACGCCGAATTAAAAAGTTGGCGTTTTGAAATATTATCAATCTCAGATACTGGTATTGGCGGATATAAAGAAGCATCAGCCCTAATTCAAGGACGAGATGTATTTTCTAAACTTAAATTCGAATCAGGCGTCCACCGAGTGCAAAGAGTCCCTGAGACTGAGTCAAGTGGTAGGATCCATACTTCGGCAGCTACCGTTGCCGTCTTGCCTGAAGCAGAAGATGTAGACGTTAAGATCGATGACAAAGATTTACGAATTGACACATATCGAGCATCGGGAGCCGGTGGACAACACGTCAATACCACCGAATCAGCGGTAAGGATTACCCATTTACCAACTGGTATTGTTGTTGCCTTACAAGATGAAAAATCACAGCATAAAAATAAAGCTAAGGCTATGAAAATTCTTCGTTCTAGGGTTTATGAAGCAGAGCGATATAAAAAAGATATGGAAAGAGCAGAAGCACGTAAAGGTCAAGTTGGTTCTGGTGATAGATCGGAAAGAATTCGTACCTATAACTTTCCGCAAGGTAGAGTATCTGATCATAGAATTAACCTAACTCTCTACAAAATAGAAGATGTCGTAAAAAACGGGCAGTTAGACGAATTTATTGAAGCTTTAATATCGGCTGATGAAGCAAGAAAACTCTCAGAAGTTTAAATATACTCAAATGATTTGAGTATATTTAGCTTACCCGTCTATTAGCGAGATCACGTAAGATATCCCAAACGTCATGGCTCAGAGCCGCTTTGCGGCGACGCGGCAATCCATAAAAGTTGATTAGAAATTGCTTCGTCGGCTCACGCCTCCTCTCAAGGACAGAGTAATGTTAGTCGGGCTAGTTATATGTTAATCATTTAAGTTTATAAGGAATAAACATGCAAATCTTATATTTTTTAAAGGCTACGCCATTTTATGTATATTTATTATTTGGTTACTTAATTTTTATAGGAGTTAAAGCAACTAAGCAAAGAGTTATATCACCACCAAGATCATTTATTGCTCCTGTTATTTTCTATAAAAGGATATTCTAGTGTAAAAGATTTAATGTTATTTTTTATATAGCAAAAGCAGTTAAGTTATGTTACAGCAAAGAATGCACAAATGGTGTTATACAATTCTTGTGAAAGCCCGATTTTTTGTTTAATCCACCTTTTCATATTAGCCCAAAATTTCTCTATTGGATTTAGGTCAGGAGAGTAAGGTGGTAAAAATATTACCCTACATCCTACTGATTCTATTAAATCTTTAGTCTTCTTAGACTTATGAAAAGCAGCATTGTCTAAAATCACAACTTGACCAGCTATAAGCTCTTTTATCAAAAATTGCTCTACCCAATTATTAAATAGTTCG
This genomic interval from Candidatus Tisiphia endosymbiont of Dioctria linearis contains the following:
- the prfA gene encoding peptide chain release factor 1 — its product is MSFSDNLTKILNKYEELSKKLSTGIVGEEFIKASKEYAGLEPIVQTINEYNKSTSELRDIKEMAQEANLDHDTQSMIYDEIHRLEALMPKLERAVKLSLLPKDEADTKNAIIEVRAGSGGEEAALFAATLFNMYHRYAELKSWRFEILSISDTGIGGYKEASALIQGRDVFSKLKFESGVHRVQRVPETESSGRIHTSAATVAVLPEAEDVDVKIDDKDLRIDTYRASGAGGQHVNTTESAVRITHLPTGIVVALQDEKSQHKNKAKAMKILRSRVYEAERYKKDMERAEARKGQVGSGDRSERIRTYNFPQGRVSDHRINLTLYKIEDVVKNGQLDEFIEALISADEARKLSEV
- a CDS encoding pyruvate dehydrogenase complex dihydrolipoamide acetyltransferase translates to MPIKILMPALSPTMTEGNIAKWLKKDGDKVAPGDVIAEIETDKATMEVEAVEEGILAKIIVPQGTENVAVNSLIAVLLEEGEDISLLDNFISNIDNAAKPSAKPAIVVEESKSVNLTPENKTIKDTARIYASPLARRLAAIDNIDLSNIQGSGPHGRIIKKDVLSYLVQPTNSGKIRAVNRNNQEYRAVPNNNIRKIIAKRLLESKQTIPHFYLSIECNMDKLLDIREDINKSLIEESNIKISVNDFVILAVAKALKIVPEANASWDESAIRYYNNVDVSVAVAIDNGLITPIVRNADQKDLVTLSRELQTLIKKARDNKLTPEEFQGGGFSVSNLGMYGVKSFNAIINPPQSCILAIGASSKRPIVDNDQIKVATMMDVSLSSDHRVVDGAVGAKFLASFKKFIESPALMLI
- a CDS encoding IS630 family transposase, whose translation is MEANAEKRCKYLEDIKDLATDALVYIDESGIEMNITQDRGWGKKGQTLQAKKSGKYYQRTNIIAGLVGNKSIAPFVFNGTCNTELFNNWVEQFLIKELIAGQVVILDNAAFHKSKKTKDLIESVGCRVIFLPPYSPDLNPIEKFWANMKRWIKQKIGLSQELYNTICAFFAVT